A part of Arachis hypogaea cultivar Tifrunner chromosome 12, arahy.Tifrunner.gnm2.J5K5, whole genome shotgun sequence genomic DNA contains:
- the LOC112728018 gene encoding uncharacterized oxidoreductase At1g06690, chloroplastic isoform X2, which yields MSELLMRLPLSKFTFSGNGTVRARRYKHASSCQCVLTEDKRRIVVKNGKDALDICRVVNGMWQTSGGWGRIERDGAVDAMLRYADSGLTTFDMADIYGPAEDLYGIFINRVRRERPPEFLEKVRGLTKWVPPPVKMTRSFVSDSINVSRKRMDVDSLDMLQFHWWDYSNPGYLDALKHLTDLKDEGKIKTVALTNFDTERLQIILENEIPVVSNQVQHSIVDMRPQQRMAELCQLSGVKLITYGTVMGGLLSEKFLDTNISIPFAGPALNTPSLQKYKRMIDAWGGWGLFQGLLRSLKQVANKHGVSIPTVAVKYILDQPAVGGSMVGVRLGLSDHIDDCNAIFSLVLDEDDVNSIKEASAKGKDLLKVIGDCGDEYRRA from the exons ATGTCTGAGTTATTGATGCGGCTTCCTTTGAGCAAATTTACTTTCAGTGGGAATGGAACAGTAAGGGCTAGGAGATATAAGCATGCGAGTTCATGCCAGTGTGTGCTAACAGAGGATAAGCGAAGGATTGTTGTGAAGAATGGGAAGGATGCGTTGGATATATGTCGCGTTGTTAATGGGATGTGGCAGACGAGTGGTGGGTGGGGAAGAATTGAGAGGGATGGTGCTGTTGATGCTATGCTTAGATATGCTGATTCTGGGTTAACCACTTTTGATATGGCTGATATAT ATGGGCCTGCTGAAGATCTATATGGCATTTTCATCAACCGAGTTCGTCGTGAGCGTCCACCAGAATTCTTGGAGAAGGTCAGAGG TCTCACTAAATGGGTACCGCCGCCAGTTAAGATGACAAGAAGCTTTGTTAGTGACAGCATTAATGTTTCTAGGAAGAGAATGGATGTGGATTCCTTGGACATGCTTCAGTTTCATTG GTGGGATTATTCAAATCCTGGCTACCTTGATGCACTAAAACACCTCACAGATTTGAAAGATGAAG GTAAGATCAAGACAGTGGCTTTGACAAATTTTGATACAGAGAGATTACAAATTATTCTAGAAAATGAAATTCCTGTTGTAAGCAATCAG GTGCAACATTCAATTGTTGATATGCGTCCACAACAGAGAATGGCAGAGCTTTGTCAGCTTTCAGGAGTCAAACTTATAAC GTATGGGACGGTAATGGGTGGTCTTCTGTCTGAGAAGTTCCTTGACACCAACATATCTATTCCCTTTGCTGGTCCAGCATTAAACACTCCCTCCCTTCAAAAGTACAAAAGG ATGATAGATGCTTGGGGAGGATGGGGTTTGTTCCAGGGACTGCTAAGGTCGCTTAAACAAGTAGCTAATAAACACGGCGTTTCTATCCCAACTGTTGCCGTCAAGTACATTCTAGATCAG CCTGCAGTAGGAGGATCAATGGTTGGTGTTAGACTTGGGTTGTCGGATCATATTGATGACTGCAATGCTATCTTCTCGCTTGTACTGGATGAAGACGATGTAAACAGCATAAAAGAAGCCTCAGCAAAAGGAAAGGATCTGCTTAAAGTGATTGGAGATTGTGGAGATGAGTACAGGCGTGCATGA
- the LOC112728018 gene encoding uncharacterized protein isoform X1 yields the protein MKNIKFIDGFCGTSNLLKPSKSGWCLCDIWLLVLSSSSFLFQSLEMAAVVSHHHHHTLFFTTTCSKSSIRTTRRSSRANSVRCCSVTTTDNPTVKLSNGNDSLHICRVLNGMWQTSGGWGRIDRDDAVNAMLRYADAGLSTFDMADHYGPAEDLYGIFINRVRRERPPEFLEKVRGLTKWVPPPVKMTRSFVSDSINVSRKRMDVDSLDMLQFHWWDYSNPGYLDALKHLTDLKDEGKIKTVALTNFDTERLQIILENEIPVVSNQVQHSIVDMRPQQRMAELCQLSGVKLITYGTVMGGLLSEKFLDTNISIPFAGPALNTPSLQKYKRMIDAWGGWGLFQGLLRSLKQVANKHGVSIPTVAVKYILDQPAVGGSMVGVRLGLSDHIDDCNAIFSLVLDEDDVNSIKEASAKGKDLLKVIGDCGDEYRRA from the exons atgaaaaatataaaGTTTATTGATGGTTTTTGTGGCACTTCCAACTTATTGAAGCCGTCTAAGAGTGGTTGGTGTCTTTGTGACATTTGGTTACTAGTCTTATCTTCCTCTTCGTTTCTGTTTCAGTCTCTTGAAATGGCAGCTGTAgtcagccaccaccaccaccacacccTATTCTTCACTACCACGTGCTCCAAATCTTCCATTAGAACCACCAGGAGAAGTTCGCGCGCAAACTCTGTTCGCTGCTGTTCCGTTACCACGACCGACAATCCAACCGTAAAGTTGAGCAACGGCAACGATTCCCTCCACATATGCAGAGTCCTCAACGGAATGTGGCAGACCAGCGGAGGCTGGGGCCGTATCGACCGAGACGATGCCGTCAACGCCATGCTCCGCTACGCCGACGCCGGTCTCTCCACCTTCGACATGGCCGATCACT ATGGGCCTGCTGAAGATCTATATGGCATTTTCATCAACCGAGTTCGTCGTGAGCGTCCACCAGAATTCTTGGAGAAGGTCAGAGG TCTCACTAAATGGGTACCGCCGCCAGTTAAGATGACAAGAAGCTTTGTTAGTGACAGCATTAATGTTTCTAGGAAGAGAATGGATGTGGATTCCTTGGACATGCTTCAGTTTCATTG GTGGGATTATTCAAATCCTGGCTACCTTGATGCACTAAAACACCTCACAGATTTGAAAGATGAAG GTAAGATCAAGACAGTGGCTTTGACAAATTTTGATACAGAGAGATTACAAATTATTCTAGAAAATGAAATTCCTGTTGTAAGCAATCAG GTGCAACATTCAATTGTTGATATGCGTCCACAACAGAGAATGGCAGAGCTTTGTCAGCTTTCAGGAGTCAAACTTATAAC GTATGGGACGGTAATGGGTGGTCTTCTGTCTGAGAAGTTCCTTGACACCAACATATCTATTCCCTTTGCTGGTCCAGCATTAAACACTCCCTCCCTTCAAAAGTACAAAAGG ATGATAGATGCTTGGGGAGGATGGGGTTTGTTCCAGGGACTGCTAAGGTCGCTTAAACAAGTAGCTAATAAACACGGCGTTTCTATCCCAACTGTTGCCGTCAAGTACATTCTAGATCAG CCTGCAGTAGGAGGATCAATGGTTGGTGTTAGACTTGGGTTGTCGGATCATATTGATGACTGCAATGCTATCTTCTCGCTTGTACTGGATGAAGACGATGTAAACAGCATAAAAGAAGCCTCAGCAAAAGGAAAGGATCTGCTTAAAGTGATTGGAGATTGTGGAGATGAGTACAGGCGTGCATGA